The segment ATAATTGGTTCTGATTTAATTTTCACATATTTTGATAAGATTTGTTTTGCAATTAATGCTGAATTGTAGCTTGTTCCACTTCCTGTAATGTAGATATTTTTTGCACTTCTTATGTACTCTATTGCTTCTTCTAAACCTTCAATTGTTCTTTCTTCTGCTTTTAAGATCAAATCTGGTTGTTCATAAATTTCTTTTAATGTGAAATGTGCATAATCGCCTTTGTATGCATCACCAAATTCTTTTGAAACTTTTGTTATTTCGTGTTTAACCTTTTCTCCATTAAAATCTAATATTTCAAATTCTTTATTTTCTAAAATTACAAAATTTCCACTTTTCATATATATCGCATTATCAGTATATTCGATGAATCCCAATACGTCACTTGATAAGAAAATATTTTCTTGTCCAACTCCAATTATCAGCGGTTCATGAAATCTGGCTGCTGCAAGTTGACCATTTTCAAACATTGCCACAAATGCATAATGGCCTTTTATCGCAGAAACTGTTTTCATGATTGTGTCTTTAACATTTTTTGTAGACTCGTAATTTTTTTGAAGCAAGTTTGCAATTATCTCACTATCTGTCTCGCTTTTGAAACTATATCCATCGTTCTCTAGTTGCTTTTTGAGTTCTTCAAAATTTTCTATTATTCCATTATGTACTATTGCAATTTTTCCTGAATTACTCGGATGTGGGTGTGCATTAAGATCTGTCACCTTTCCATGAGTTGCCCATCTAGTATGACCAATGCCTATTTTGCCTGGTAGTGTATCTAGTTGAAATTTTGAATTTACTTCAGTTACTTTACCAGTTCCTTTTTTTAACTCAATTTGATTTTCTGATTCTGTTGCAACTCCTACACTGTCATATCCTCTATACTCCATTCTTTTCAATCCTTTTACAATAATTGGAGCTGCAATTTCACTTCCAGAATAGCCTATAATTGAACACATCTTACTAACTCAATTTGATTTCTATTACGCAGATAAGCTTAACTGATTATTCAGCAGGTTTCTCTTCAGGCTTTGCTTCAACAACAGGTTCTTCTTTTGCTTCAACAACAGGTTCGGTTGGAACTTCAATGTTTTCTGTTTCAGGACTTCCCAAATCTGATTTTGTTTCTGGTTCTGATAAAATTTTGTTAAAAATTGATTCAGGTGTTAATCTGATACTATCTTCTTCATCAATCTTTACTACATATGATGGTCTATTGATAACTCTATCTCCAATCAAAACATGTCCGTGTGATATTGCTTGTCTTGCTTGGTATGGTGTTTTAAAGAAAAATTTCTTGAAAACAATTGTTTGGAATCTTCTTGCCAACAAATTTTCAATTTCTAAGTTTAGCACGTCATCTAATGTTGCGGTCTTTTCTACA is part of the Candidatus Nitrosopelagicus brevis genome and harbors:
- the glmS gene encoding glutamine--fructose-6-phosphate transaminase (isomerizing); this translates as MCSIIGYSGSEIAAPIIVKGLKRMEYRGYDSVGVATESENQIELKKGTGKVTEVNSKFQLDTLPGKIGIGHTRWATHGKVTDLNAHPHPSNSGKIAIVHNGIIENFEELKKQLENDGYSFKSETDSEIIANLLQKNYESTKNVKDTIMKTVSAIKGHYAFVAMFENGQLAAARFHEPLIIGVGQENIFLSSDVLGFIEYTDNAIYMKSGNFVILENKEFEILDFNGEKVKHEITKVSKEFGDAYKGDYAHFTLKEIYEQPDLILKAEERTIEGLEEAIEYIRSAKNIYITGSGTSYNSALIAKQILSKYVKIKSEPIIASELQFAPETIEEDSVLIAISQSGESADVLEAVRIAKKSNCKIISIVNLLTSSLTRKGDVVLGMNCGPEIGVAATKSFTAQLIVLYKIVQKLNEDITINFEGFSKSISEILENPVKIQEIAKELKDVSDIYILGRGINYPIAIESALKLKELTYIHAEGIPGGELKHGPLALMDTDVFVIVINPNDSTYTDTLTSAREIKARGAKIIGVSDIESDVYDYWIKIPKINEILYPISEIIPIQLLTYYSALEKDADPDYPRNLAKSVTVK
- a CDS encoding 30S ribosomal protein S4, with translation MGDTKNFRRVWKKPKRPFNFELKMDELKTVGTFGLKTKRELWKSRTELSRLRHQARSLLAVRQEVREKEEPILMHSLSRIGLVEKTATLDDVLNLEIENLLARRFQTIVFKKFFFKTPYQARQAISHGHVLIGDRVINRPSYVVKIDEEDSIRLTPESIFNKILSEPETKSDLGSPETENIEVPTEPVVEAKEEPVVEAKPEEKPAE